The DNA segment gaaaGTTCAGTTAGAATTGTAAAAGGTATAATCAggattttatcattttttcttcataatatttgggatttgtttttcttttaaagaaaaatctatgacttaattaaaaaaattgtaaaaaataatttaaagttacTAACTGGTAGTCTAGTTCtgagttttagcaaaaaaaatacgGGTTTATCGagtttttaaataacaaattctTTCTTACAACCAAATCGGATTACTTATCGGATCAACGTGATTCACACACTCACATGCTTATCTATATGACTAAACTTAGCTTTGGCCAAGGCTTTATAAGACCCTTTGTAATCATGAACCATTTCTGCAAATAGCGGATGCAAGGCCACATAAATAGGAAACATaaatgttgtcaaaaaaaaaaaggaaacataaaAGGTTTTGTACCAAAAAAGGTTAAGTACGTCTAATGTGATACAGAATGTGGTCGGAAAACTCTGGAAGCTCAAATTACAATGAGAAGATGGAAAATTTACTATTCACTGTCCATTGATTAAACATCTATCTACTTTTCTTACACCGGATCCGAAGAACAATGATTTGCCTAAATAAATCGAGGCCTTAAAAATAAATGGATAGAAATGCAtaaattttgtttggtttccttaatcttaaactaaattttgatttgtGCGACCACGctcaaatatatatcaaatttatttataattaattatgttactaattttatatatttatgtgtgtACATTTTATTAGTATTGTAATGTATGGTGATAtatggtaaaaaaatattatgtttttgtgatttatttttataatctatcttttcttatttaaaattatataaattaatatttatttttcacttgGTTAATACTTAGCGAGGACGATCCAGCGGTTTTGAAAGAGTTTCGGCTCCAGTAGAGATCTTGGTTCGAATTCGGCTGGCTACTGGAAGCAAAATTTAACATCTGGGTTCGTCCAATGTTCGGTGACCGAGACGTAATCTGACCGATAACATAAGCTGTTACGGATACTCGCCGCTAATCTGGATTCACCTCGGTGGAGGCTAAGATACATTtgattatccaaaaaaaaaggacTAATACTAAATAAGCAATGTTGACagaatatgttatatatatatatatatatatatatatatatatatagtttgactGGTTAACTAAAAAGTACTAAAACTGTCATAGGAATGGAAAATGTAATTATGGATGGATGTCAAATGGAGTTACGAATAGATTTGGTTAGTTGCTATATgagttaataattaattaattataactaaTGTTTGGTTATAAAGGGTGtattcaatttaaattttttactagACCTTGATCCGCACAACCGcgaaaaattttattttatttttttataaataaacatttatttgtataaatgatactatgtagttttataatttatatgtattaaatattgtttaatatgtcatttctaaacacaataatttatagtatatatattaaataatttaattttcttttaccGTCAATTATATTACTCATATTTTAGAGTATGAGCCGTGCATTCACAcaaatgtgtttttatttttttatggatcaaaattttatgttaatgtataataaaaaaatttatatactatttaaaatcttgtgctatatattttatattcgtCAACATTTATCAATTTACATTGGACTATTATTTATAGGGGTGAgcaaaataaccgaaccgaaccgactcaaaccgaaccgaaaccgattcGAACCGAACCAAAGTCTATTTCAAACCATTCGGTTAAAGATTTCCCTAATCCAaatggtttggttcggttcggttttaaaccgaaccgaaccgaaagaccgatgtgtttttgtaattatttaaagtaaaaatattagtaaaccAATATACTTAAATTCTAATACTAAAccacatatttttattttttattcattaacatatattcttctaacctaatatgtaatcatctaaatattttatttaaaaaatttcattcaTTGCaggctttttaattttaatgatagaagatacatttctAATAATGTTGGTTTTTTTACTTTAGTtaacttttatttgttttaattcttatatacTTTTTGTGACTTCTTAAagatttttgtttcagttttatattgaatttagtttacataacttatatttacataatttttgttttaaaacataatttctcttagaaaaattaaactaagaagAATCTAATTAAACCGGTccaaaaaacaaaccaaaacaaatacaaaccgAACTGAATACAAACCGAATtgaatataaaccgaaccgaacacaaaccgaaccaaactcaCTATGGTTTACTTCAATTGGAAAAATACtagaaccaaactaaccaagaaCCGAGAAAATAACCGAAGTGTCCACccctaattatttatatgaaaacatacgtaaaaatatatatttatatattaatttatattttatttatatatatattataaatgattttttaaatttaggtTTTTTAATGGttgtttaatttgataaaaagataataaatgcTAAATGTTAGAATTGCCTAGTTTCCTAGtggcattaaaatataattaagtagTTGTTTTAGTTTAGGATCAATTTATTAAAGGAAAagataaaacatatttaaatataggtTCAATAATTACTTCAGCGgtattttagtgtaaataagTTGTAAACTAAaggatatttatattttgtacttCTCTTTTGATAATATAGATTAAAATATTGAGTCCAAAAAGATATTTCTGGTCTAATAAAAAgacctttatttttttttataaatatcaaaatttaattcatttttagttttatattaaaaagaattttttgttAATGATACAAAGTATGTACAAAGTTTATTGCATGAAACAATTTGTCTGTGGATTTTCTAAATTTTGTTCGAAAACGTTTAATTTAAATAACCTATAGCtgaaagaaacttcaaaacagTCCAACCCAATACTTTACTGAGCATGCCTAATCTAAGAAAAAGAGATTAGTTGAACTAACCTTTCACAAAACGAGAACGTGGCATGGTGATAATGACGTAGAGAAGGTCCACTTGCTACTTGTCCCTTTTGTCCACAACTCAACTTGGCCCTTTGGCACCTTTCCTAAAATtctaaatacaaatattttgtctttttgtttacCATTATCAGTCtcctttaagaaaaaaatattttatttcttaatccATTTTGGGTAGTTAAGTTACATTCCACTAGAAAGCCACAACTTCCTTTTCCAAATGATTACGAATATTAGTAAAAACCACTAAATTATAGGGGATTTTTTAACATTAATTATAGGGAAACTATACTCAATAACTACAACACTtaactaaattataaacatGACCACAAAAATTAGCTAGAATAATCTAAATTAACCGCCATTTTCCCTTGATAACAACACACCCACGACATCTTGGCTGCGTTTCCTTTTCTAATTActattattatcaaataatttatcgTTTTTTCTCCCATGgttaatttttaaattcttaaaaatGCTATTCAactcataattttatttaaaaacacagTGTAATCTTTACATgacatgttttcaaattttaaacagATATATgaagaatgatatatatatatatatatatatatattcataaaaatgaatatataattttatgaagaaatatatatatatatatattgtgcatatattaatatgttaaatgaaacatgtcattttatttaaaatgaaaacacattttttatcaattgttgGATTTGAAACAAGATTTATATCATATCAATCAAAGACATTTAAATAGaatttatattcatatattaagaTGTTAAATAGAATATAcgtcattttttataaaatgaaaacatattttattcaaTTGTTCGTTTGAGAACCGAAAATTTATAGTATTGTACTATTATATATGagaaagtaatattaaaatcataCAGCTTAATCAATATAGAATCTCTATTTCTAGGTTATTATTTAAACGTTAATAAATTCTTTGAAATTGGtaattattactttttatttatctgTATTTTCAATATTTGATGTGTATATGAATTTAGAGCAAATAACTctaaattatatagatataatatatatatatatatatccaacgttataaatttttgaattattatttgtGTGTGGATAGcgcttaattttttattatttaacatcCATGTCTAATTTTGGgtatcatatattttaaacgatatttttaaaaattgtttattgGAGTTAGGCTTTGATTGGTAGAATATTAACATTAATATTATGCTCTACGTTATCTAAtcaatatttgttaaaaaatatttagaaaatcaTTTACTAAATGCTAATGCTTTAAAAATGTTATGGTCAATGCTCtcatatgaaatttttaaaatattattacagttataattgataaaattaaaaatatatataattaattcatttattttacttaataatatcataaaattaattttatatccagcaaataaatttttcatttctaaaataaattttcaataattttttaaatagtattttgcattaaaactataatttagttatataaattaaattatattttaaatattattttaaaatagatattttaattgtaaatttcatttttatagtaatatttttgatataagcataatttttgaaattgctaaataaaataaattaattatatatatttttaatttatatatatatatatatatatattaaaaatattcataagaaatgaatatattatatcttaatttttataataattttaaattgaatGTCCATACTATTCTATCAATCATTCAATTAAACAGTTTGAAAAACATATAGTTTCTGCATCATATTACTTTTCTAGTATACTggtattgttttattatatgctCTGTCAATCAAGATCTTAGCGTTTTTATACCGAAAGATAAAATACACAgattttggtaaacttttttttttggtaaaaaagatTTTGGTAAACTTATTAGGGACATGTATATTAGTTGTAGACTTGGAAAAGGCTGTCCACCAAAATGACGAAAATGAAATCAATGTTGTTCGGTGCCGGTTTTACAGATCCCGATCACGTGACGTAGAAATATATTCGAGAAGTGAGGGAGAATCATActtggacaagataatcttgcATGCTCTTAACATGACACAAAATACAAAAGTCTTgattttgtgtttaaaaaaaaaaaactgtttgcCGACAAGAATTTAGCTTAACAAGCAATTAAATATGCAACTACGAGAAGAGATGGAGTGAGAAGTAGGCAACATTGTGATGACGTGGCTGTATTTCAACCGAACAGAAAACGCCGTCGACATCGATTGCATTCGAAAACAATCATATCGCATTGTTTGTTTCTCAGAACTTGTGCAGTGATCTAGGCACTATGTAAGGATTTCACGTTATAAAATCTAGAAATACATGAAAAGAATCTAAATCCAAAAAGTTAACACAAACCTTCAATTTTATTTGATCGGCCAACCAGATTTCACAGAttataatctaatttttataaGCCTTTTGACTTCGTTAGTTACTGCTGCCTGCCGATCTTTTCAGTCCCATTTTTTCTCATTTGTTTCATTAGGTCTCTAATAATTAGATTGTAAGGTTTCGTCTAAATTAACTTCGTGGAAAATAACATCAACAAAGATTATCGGCATGTTTTGAACAATCTAAGCGaatgtttcttatttttcaaaGAAGGAAAACCAATTCCTTTAATATAAGCTCATTCAACATTACTCTTATGTTCGCCTAATTTTTGGGTTAGGCATTATCTATTTTAAGATCATCCCCAACcgatatctatttttatttttatattttcttgtaaaatagaaaaattatattatagaattggatttactccaatgtatgtctctataacaaattttttctattttaaaaaaaaagtataaagaaTTTTATTTCCATctctaaacataaaaataaaaagtaatattttttacattttttataaaatagagaAACACTATTATAGATACACATACATTGAAAGTATATTCACTTTTATAatcgagatttttttttttaaagaaaatataaaaatgtacatTTTCAATACTCTAACAAGATAATACTTCATCTCGAACTAATGGATTTTTCTTGATTACGATTTTGTTGATGGTATTCACTCCGCTTTCTGGGACATGCCAAATAACAAGATCTCACAGTGCTTTGGTTATCTATTAATGTTACTATCCTTTCCGATGAAGACATGATGACATTAGCCAAGTCTAGAAACAGTATACATATACAAGTTaagaatcatttatttttactgTATACgttgataaatttatttcataaaatgataaattattattttaatcatttttgaCACTTAAGTTTGacgtatattttatttaatatttatactttttaaaaaatcgaaTATACTACTAACCATTTCCAGTTGATGCATGTACTTTTGATAAAAAGAACTATAGCGTTTGTGGTGAttcagattatttttttgtaacatttttacatcttaaaaaaaaattacatctttttaaaaaaaaaattatatcttttcaaatttatatgtataaaacatttggcatcttttaatttaaaaaaacatttgacatctttagatattttagtttaaacttCAATCTTTAACTCCGCATATTAAATTTGGCGGGCGGAGGAAAAATACAAAAGAGTAGGACACGTAGGGAAAAGTGAGCAGACATATGTGTGAGTGTGACGTTAGGCAACTGAGTTACATGTAAATCCAATGTCGgcaaaacaattcaaaaaaacaacTCGTCACGTCTCTCTCTATCTCCAACTCACATATGTCTCCTTGCACTAACCACTTCCTCTGCTTCTATCTCCTTATAAATACCCTCCTGACTTCACTCTTTAAcaatcatcatcaccaccaacaCTTCAAAGTATGAAGAGACAGAGAGAGGAGATGAAGGAAGAGGGGACTGACTCATCATTGGCTACTGCAGCCATGGCAGTTGCGGTTGCTGCAGCGGTTGCGGAGGAGGATAAATTGTGGTGCGGTGGAGTGGTGGAGGAGATGACGTGGAGCACCGTGTGGTTGCCTTTTTGGGATGTTGAGTTTGTTGGCAGAAACTACAACTTGTTGTTCAGTGATGTTGCTTGGGACGATGATATTTGGAACCTCAAGAACCTAACTCATTCCTCATAGTCGTTTTCCTTGGAAAAAATATCCAGTTATAGTTTATTCTGTATAATTTTCGTTAATTATTGTCCATCGATGGGGTTGGTTTGAAAGTAATTATCTTTAGATCTAAGAATTAGTCCGTTTTTAAAACTGTGTTCATACCTTAATAATGGTGCACTATTAATTAAATTGTTTATtgcatatatatttacatgCCGTCCTTAGACTTGTTTCAAGATAATGCCTCCCATAAAGATAAGTACGTCCTCATCAGAGTGGATCGATATATCCGGGTCAAAGTCAACTGAATGTTTTTTCGGTTATGGGTTGATCGAGAGAAGTCATACCCAATTGAAACCAAGTTCTTAGTTATGTTTCGTTCGGGTTAATTGTATATATTCTTGAGTTTATAATTGTCATGACCGTGATAGATTGTTTCCGGTTCGGTTAGAAAATATATGCTTTCTTTCAGATTACGCAAATAATAAGTAATAGCATCATAAAGAGAACATGTTCAAATAGACAGTTTTACAACAATGAAGTTAAATGGAGAAatcaaataagaaacaaaaagagaagaatAAGTGTTAGAGGCGAGTGAATTTAGAAGCGGAGAGCTTGTAAGCAATATGAAGCTGATGCACTGGAATTGACGTGAATTTTCGAATCGGATGATACGGGTAAAGGCGTTGGAGTATTCTGTTTGCACTCAACTgccttcagcacttgaacagatCTGTGCATATGAACAACGTAAGCCTCCACATTGTCCAGGGATGTCATCTGTCATCTTGTTTATGAGTGTTAGAAATTAGAATTTAATTGGTTTTGTTAGTACCACCTGCAAATGCTATGTTTATAGATAGCAGAACTGGTCCTAGATTTTACAAAGTTAGAAGCAAAAACCAAACcacatttttaaacaaaaatatcgaGTAAAGAAGTCTTGACCCAGGTTACAAATGTCAAGACCATGTTTTTGAAACTATTAAAGACAAACAATATTTTGAAAACTTGATGCCgcattttattaataaacaaGAAGCTCGGAATTTCATGATTCTTTGGCTTGAACCAAAGCTCAGCTATGGCAGGTGGTAACAATTGTTATAATCTGACAATCATCACAAAACATTGCCAATTGCTTTGTACTATGCCAAACGTTTGAAAATAAACAAGTATTAATCAATATTTAATTGATTGGTCTAaagttattgataaaaaaattgtttaagttACTTCGTTTTTTTTGTCCAAGCCAAATTGCCAGAGTCCTATACCTTTTTGAATCCAGTGTTTTGCGGTTGCACGccggttaaaaaaaaacaatttcatttaaaaatatatttaattaatttaaaattaaaatttaggtgttatgttaaaaaatataaccatttgatattttctaatttatatttactaaatagtatcaatttatatttataaaaacttcaaaccaaaatattctctataatttttttctctgccactaataaaataaatatatagaaatctaatgcaatatttttaaaaaatataatattatttttataagagaattattaaaacataatattattattattttatcgaaaCTTACAAAAAAAGATCTTAGTACTAAactaatgaatttttattttattataataatatgactttggatatttttacaagaatataatatgttaatatcattcatttattattaaCCGTTGTTATATCTACTATTTATGACGTCCGCTTAGTAATTCTAAACGCTAAGCGTAAGGAATCATCCACATCTTCAAACATGCACAGTTATAAATACTGCATTTAAACCAGTTATGTTTTAAGTGTAACTAGGAGGTTTCCTACGAAATGCGCagtgataataattttttttaaactatgttATTTTCTAATGtaacaattaaattttaatattttttaaaattaggtttctcatcataaatataaatgtttttcctaagttatattttttaggctaatcaattttttttttatcctagaaaataaattttatgtatttcaaattgtattttagtatgtatatatatatatatatatatgaatgcataaattttagtattttaaattttatttaagacatattaaaataataaattaatctatttactaactcaataaaaatatgaattatatatacatttaaatgatataaagtaatttattaattagCTCAATGAGTCGACTAAAAAccttataacaaaaatattttatggttatcatatatgaattaatataatagtttagtAATTTGATTAGTTGTTCTCATAATAACTAATGAATTAAAGCATAATTTGAACATTTAAGTAACAAATATATCCATGAttaattttgacaaaaatataaatataaatattcagatatttttatttttcacttctAAGttgatttgaaaatttatatatttataattatattatcagTTTAAAATCTTCATTAATGGTAAAAAAATCTAAGTTATGGTTATATTTTTAGAATCTTaccaaaaatgtaaaacatcATAAATGATATTTGACATATCATAATAAAAACTAAGACATGTCATCATTTTTACCAAACCAtgtcattttgtttttttaagaaTGAATGTGGTAGTGACACAtaaccaattttaaaaaataacttcaCAAATAATGTCTAGAAAACTAGTGGATTATccaatagaagaaaaaaaaactccgGAATCTGGTGCAGGTAAATAAAATTTGGACC comes from the Brassica napus cultivar Da-Ae chromosome A7, Da-Ae, whole genome shotgun sequence genome and includes:
- the LOC106357165 gene encoding uncharacterized protein LOC106357165, yielding MKRQREEMKEEGTDSSLATAAMAVAVAAAVAEEDKLWCGGVVEEMTWSTVWLPFWDVEFVGRNYNLLFSDVAWDDDIWNLKNLTHSS